One part of the Desulfonema ishimotonii genome encodes these proteins:
- the tpiA gene encoding triose-phosphate isomerase yields the protein MEIRRPLIAGNWKMCKTGPEAVETAKQLVALVRDVTEVDVMIAPPFTALSPVYDVIRESPVALGAQNLFWEPEGAYTGEISVGMLKAAGCRYVIIGHSERRQYFGETDETVNRKIRAAIRGQLMPVLCVGESEAERVSENTFSVLDKQIRNGLKNISSGDLGTLVIAYEPIWAIGTGKTASREQAQEVHKFLRSVIEKKYGNLLAKSIRIQYGGSVKSNNIDALMQMPDVDGALVGGASLDAESFGRIVRFEM from the coding sequence ATGGAAATACGCAGGCCGTTGATCGCCGGAAACTGGAAAATGTGTAAGACCGGCCCTGAAGCTGTGGAGACTGCGAAACAGCTTGTGGCGCTTGTCAGGGATGTAACGGAGGTGGATGTTATGATCGCGCCGCCGTTCACAGCGCTTTCCCCGGTGTATGATGTGATCAGAGAAAGCCCGGTCGCCCTCGGCGCCCAGAATCTGTTCTGGGAGCCTGAAGGTGCGTATACCGGAGAGATCTCCGTCGGAATGCTGAAGGCCGCCGGATGCCGCTATGTCATCATCGGGCACTCGGAACGGCGTCAGTATTTCGGCGAAACAGATGAAACCGTAAACCGGAAAATTCGGGCGGCGATCCGGGGACAGCTAATGCCGGTGTTGTGTGTGGGAGAGTCCGAGGCAGAGCGGGTTTCAGAAAATACATTTTCCGTACTTGACAAACAGATCCGAAATGGTTTAAAGAATATTTCTTCAGGCGACTTGGGAACTCTGGTTATCGCATATGAACCGATCTGGGCGATCGGAACCGGAAAAACCGCAAGTCGTGAGCAGGCCCAGGAGGTCCATAAGTTTCTTCGATCTGTGATTGAAAAAAAATATGGAAATCTGCTTGCCAAATCCATCAGAATACAGTATGGAGGGAGCGTCAAATCGAACAACATTGACGCTCTGATGCAGATGCCTGATGTGGATGGTGCATTGGTTGGCGGAGCAAGTCTGGACGCTGAGTCCTTTGGCCGGATTGTTCGGTTTGAAATGTAA
- a CDS encoding PTS sugar transporter subunit IIA codes for MIVTHGRLGEVLIETAEFIIGSRPDAITAVSVNVNDDADKLRGKVARGIKAVNRKEGILILTDMFGGTPSNLSYSFLKEGQVEVLSGVNLPILIKAINAREKMELSVLAKTLETFGKRNISLASGILKGNKRH; via the coding sequence GTGATTGTTACACACGGCCGTCTCGGAGAAGTACTTATTGAAACTGCTGAGTTTATTATCGGCTCCCGACCGGATGCCATTACTGCCGTCTCCGTGAATGTGAATGACGACGCAGACAAGCTGAGAGGAAAGGTGGCCCGGGGGATTAAAGCGGTTAACCGGAAAGAGGGGATACTGATTTTAACGGACATGTTCGGAGGAACGCCATCCAATCTCAGTTACTCCTTTCTCAAAGAGGGCCAGGTGGAAGTCCTTTCCGGTGTGAATCTGCCCATATTGATAAAAGCGATCAATGCACGGGAGAAAATGGAACTCAGCGTACTGGCCAAAACACTGGAGACGTTTGGTAAAAGAAATATTTCACTTGCCAGTGGCATATTAAAGGGAAACAAGCGGCACTGA
- a CDS encoding complex I subunit 4 family protein produces MHMQFADFPYLSAILISCVAGLLVILMIPPERSRTIRQVSATFSGIPLILSLWLFFAYDKKAGGLQFVEKIMWVPSLGITYFNGADGFSLPMLLLTGIVFFTGVLTMWELEYRVKEFFALIFLMVTGVFGMFMALDLFFIFVWYDVSLFPMYLLIAIWGSTRKEYGAMKLTLYLLAGSALILPGILYLVVTSGLGTFDLVELMYMAKFTPFQQRFAFILFYIGFGILAGVWPFHTWSPVGHVAAPTAVSMIHAGVLMKIGAFGVLRVGLFLCPEGWQYWAPLMALLATIGIVYGAFAGLGQTDLKFCIGYSSVSHMGIVGLGLATVTVDGLSGAVFQMFAHGVMTALFFSSVGYIYDRTHTKMIPELGGLARTMPVATTYFVIAALTGIGVPCLASFWAELMVFIASFRVYPLYGTLAVCGLVVSALFMLRVVQNTCYGPENEKFGHLPDIPFGPGIPRMILVSVIVLFGLFPSLMFEMIQTASIPFIDRLLP; encoded by the coding sequence ATGCACATGCAGTTTGCCGATTTTCCGTATCTGTCCGCGATTCTGATCAGCTGTGTGGCCGGACTTCTGGTGATCCTGATGATTCCGCCGGAGCGCTCCCGGACCATCAGACAGGTCAGCGCCACCTTTTCCGGAATCCCCCTGATCCTTTCCCTCTGGCTTTTTTTCGCCTATGACAAAAAGGCGGGCGGCCTTCAGTTTGTGGAAAAAATCATGTGGGTGCCGTCCCTGGGTATCACCTACTTTAACGGCGCGGACGGCTTCAGCCTGCCCATGCTGCTCCTGACCGGCATCGTCTTTTTCACGGGGGTGCTGACCATGTGGGAGCTGGAATACCGGGTCAAAGAGTTCTTCGCCCTGATTTTTCTGATGGTGACCGGGGTCTTCGGCATGTTCATGGCCCTGGATCTCTTTTTCATCTTTGTCTGGTACGACGTCTCTCTCTTTCCCATGTATCTGCTCATCGCCATCTGGGGCAGCACCCGCAAGGAATACGGGGCCATGAAGCTGACCCTCTACCTGCTGGCCGGAAGCGCCCTGATTCTGCCGGGCATCCTCTATCTGGTCGTCACATCCGGCCTCGGCACCTTTGATCTGGTGGAACTGATGTACATGGCGAAATTCACGCCGTTTCAGCAGAGATTCGCCTTTATTCTCTTTTACATCGGCTTCGGCATTCTGGCCGGTGTATGGCCCTTTCACACCTGGTCCCCGGTGGGCCATGTGGCCGCGCCCACGGCGGTGAGCATGATTCATGCGGGCGTCCTCATGAAAATCGGGGCATTCGGCGTGCTGCGGGTGGGCCTGTTTCTCTGCCCCGAAGGATGGCAGTACTGGGCACCGCTCATGGCGCTGCTGGCCACCATCGGCATTGTCTACGGCGCGTTCGCGGGCCTGGGCCAGACCGATCTGAAATTCTGCATCGGCTACTCCAGCGTCTCCCACATGGGCATTGTGGGCCTTGGCCTGGCCACCGTCACCGTGGACGGCCTCAGCGGCGCGGTCTTTCAGATGTTCGCCCACGGGGTGATGACCGCCCTCTTCTTCTCCTCGGTCGGGTATATCTACGACCGGACCCACACCAAAATGATCCCGGAACTGGGCGGACTGGCCCGCACCATGCCGGTGGCAACAACTTATTTTGTGATTGCGGCCCTGACCGGCATCGGCGTGCCCTGTCTGGCCAGTTTCTGGGCCGAGCTGATGGTCTTTATCGCGTCCTTCCGGGTCTATCCGCTTTACGGAACCCTTGCCGTCTGCGGACTGGTGGTAAGCGCACTGTTTATGCTGCGGGTCGTTCAGAATACCTGCTACGGCCCTGAAAACGAAAAGTTCGGCCATCTGCCGGATATCCCCTTCGGACCGGGGATTCCCCGGATGATTCTGGTCTCGGTCATCGTGCTTTTCGGACTTTTTCCGTCGCTGATGTTCGAGATGATACAGACAGCGTCAATCCCCTTTATAGACAGGTTGCTGCCATGA
- the gap gene encoding type I glyceraldehyde-3-phosphate dehydrogenase → MSIKVGINGFGRIGRLVFRAAMDHPDVEIVAINDLMDAQTMAHLLAYDSVHGRLDAEVTAEEDSIRVGGKPVGITSVREPERLPWGELGVDVVAECTGLFRDSSSASKHLEAGARKVIISAPAKDPDVTIVMGVNHNQYEPRHHHIISNASCTTNCLAPVAKVLLENFGIKYGLMTTVHAYTGDQRLLDFPHKDLRRARAAALSMIPTTTGAARAVALVLPELEGKLNGLAIRVPTPNVSIVDFVVTLGKSGVTATDVNDAFREAAEGTLNGILGYSELPLVSSDFNGATLSSVVDAPTTYAVGDMAKVLAWYDNEAGYANRMIDLAVMVGQQL, encoded by the coding sequence ATGAGCATTAAGGTCGGTATTAACGGGTTTGGAAGGATCGGACGGCTTGTGTTCAGGGCGGCCATGGACCATCCGGATGTTGAAATTGTGGCGATTAATGACCTCATGGATGCGCAGACGATGGCGCACCTGCTGGCCTATGATTCCGTTCACGGCAGGCTGGATGCAGAGGTTACGGCGGAGGAGGACAGTATCCGCGTCGGGGGAAAACCGGTTGGCATCACATCTGTCAGAGAGCCGGAAAGGCTTCCCTGGGGAGAGCTGGGGGTCGATGTTGTGGCCGAATGCACCGGTCTTTTCAGAGACAGCAGCAGCGCCTCAAAGCACTTGGAGGCGGGGGCACGCAAGGTGATTATTTCCGCTCCGGCCAAGGATCCGGATGTCACCATTGTCATGGGCGTCAATCACAATCAGTACGAACCCCGGCACCACCATATCATCTCCAACGCCTCCTGCACGACCAACTGTCTTGCACCGGTCGCCAAAGTGCTTTTGGAAAATTTTGGCATTAAATACGGGCTGATGACGACTGTCCATGCCTATACCGGTGATCAGCGGCTGCTGGATTTTCCTCATAAAGATCTTCGGCGGGCCAGGGCCGCTGCGTTGTCCATGATTCCGACGACCACGGGGGCGGCCAGGGCGGTTGCGCTGGTGCTTCCCGAACTGGAAGGGAAGCTGAACGGGCTGGCGATCCGTGTACCCACACCCAATGTGTCGATAGTCGATTTTGTGGTCACTCTCGGAAAATCGGGCGTGACGGCGACCGATGTGAATGATGCATTCCGTGAGGCCGCAGAAGGGACGCTGAACGGTATTCTCGGGTACAGCGAATTGCCGCTGGTCTCTTCAGATTTCAACGGCGCAACGCTTTCGTCTGTTGTCGATGCCCCCACAACGTATGCAGTGGGAGATATGGCCAAAGTGCTGGCGTGGTATGATAACGAAGCCGGGTATGCCAATCGGATGATCGATCTCGCTGTCATGGTCGGGCAGCAGCTATAG
- a CDS encoding AAA family ATPase, protein MNDFYLPGIRIRGYRPFRDVLFRFNRLEVIIGSNGAGKTSLFEFLRFLRNACSSEITPDNFFATRSGKIFHKPGDDRLFWNAQIDFKNKIPIFYQAELEGGEGPVKVLFERIITKRSLDERNKGGFTFLDFREGKGLVRDPEDGSFLRKEWDLKKANCLGLGVMMDANLAMLYNLREYVRGWRFYSGSGINSKKIRRSVLAEQSPVLDEDAGNLSTVLFDLMRNHTEAFDDLKSLIQFAIPGFRNLEVRPLGGTGEVFTFWAEEGVETELSFADLSEGILRFIALATLCVMPSPPPLICIDDPGQGLHPRTLPVLAGLFEKASERTQVLLATHDSYFLSQFDLENISVMKKSTGGSVCVNVRHSQALLNRLREADSEELEQMYRADELEAMF, encoded by the coding sequence ATGAACGATTTTTATTTGCCGGGGATCAGAATCAGAGGTTATCGGCCCTTTCGTGATGTATTATTTCGCTTCAACCGGCTTGAGGTGATCATTGGTTCAAACGGAGCCGGGAAGACCAGTCTGTTTGAATTTCTCAGATTTCTCAGGAATGCCTGCAGCTCTGAAATCACACCGGATAATTTTTTTGCCACCCGAAGCGGCAAAATTTTTCATAAGCCGGGGGATGACAGATTATTCTGGAACGCCCAGATAGATTTTAAAAATAAAATACCGATCTTTTATCAGGCGGAGCTTGAAGGCGGAGAAGGCCCCGTAAAGGTTTTATTTGAGCGGATTATCACAAAAAGATCTCTGGATGAAAGAAATAAGGGCGGATTCACTTTCCTTGATTTCAGAGAGGGGAAGGGGCTGGTCAGAGACCCTGAAGACGGATCTTTTCTCAGAAAAGAGTGGGATCTTAAAAAAGCAAATTGTCTGGGGCTTGGGGTGATGATGGATGCAAATCTGGCCATGCTCTATAATCTGAGAGAATATGTTCGCGGGTGGCGATTTTACAGCGGGTCCGGCATAAACAGCAAAAAGATCCGGCGGTCGGTTCTGGCCGAGCAATCGCCTGTTCTGGACGAAGATGCGGGCAATCTCAGCACCGTGCTGTTTGACCTGATGAGAAACCATACCGAGGCCTTTGATGACCTTAAGTCTCTGATACAGTTTGCAATTCCCGGATTCAGGAATCTCGAAGTCCGGCCTCTGGGCGGAACCGGTGAGGTCTTTACCTTCTGGGCCGAGGAAGGCGTTGAGACGGAGCTGAGCTTTGCGGACCTCTCGGAGGGCATCCTCCGGTTTATCGCTCTGGCGACACTGTGCGTCATGCCGTCGCCGCCGCCACTGATCTGCATCGACGACCCGGGGCAGGGGCTTCATCCCAGAACGCTCCCGGTTCTGGCCGGACTTTTTGAGAAGGCGTCAGAGCGGACCCAGGTTTTACTGGCAACCCATGACTCCTATTTTCTTTCTCAGTTTGATCTGGAGAACATTTCTGTGATGAAGAAGAGTACCGGCGGAAGCGTCTGTGTCAATGTCCGCCATTCCCAGGCATTGCTGAACCGGCTCCGGGAAGCTGACAGTGAGGAACTGGAGCAAATGTATCGGGCAGATGAGCTGGAGGCGATGTTTTAG
- the secG gene encoding preprotein translocase subunit SecG, with amino-acid sequence MSALLITIHVIVCVALIMIVLLQTGKGADMGASFGGGSSQTFFGSTGASTFLGKATTAAAIVFMLTSLSLAYVSSHKGGSSIMSETERPVASQPAVPENSETTEPDTAPSASDSETAGDNAAN; translated from the coding sequence ATGTCAGCATTACTGATTACGATACATGTTATTGTCTGTGTTGCCCTGATAATGATTGTCCTGCTTCAGACAGGTAAGGGCGCGGATATGGGGGCGTCATTTGGCGGCGGCAGCAGTCAGACGTTTTTCGGAAGTACCGGCGCATCAACCTTTCTGGGTAAGGCGACAACAGCGGCAGCCATTGTCTTCATGCTCACGTCTCTGTCACTCGCTTATGTGTCAAGCCACAAGGGCGGCAGTTCAATTATGTCGGAGACAGAGCGGCCTGTTGCATCCCAGCCCGCAGTGCCGGAAAATTCGGAAACAACTGAGCCGGATACAGCACCTTCCGCATCCGATTCAGAAACAGCCGGGGACAATGCTGCAAATTAA
- a CDS encoding IS630 family transposase encodes MRKKRSLNIRTHIFMPEETETLKRYRDGQKDYRLKLRFIALLLIAGNTGTEIVAAAVGKDIRTVETWYGKYLTHGPDALNSFQYQPKRCFLSDDQLADMIAWVKKELPSDTKVICHYIREQTGIAYCQSAVAKLLKKNGLRRLRPKLIPGKPPSEKEQTDFIEKYEKLRKSAADPESGRVVIFCDAMHFVHQTVPATCWGDPSERPVLKANSGRQRLNIMGGYDPVTCKLIHETDEKNCDSEKAIIFFKKLLRTYPKASMIKVFADNATYFHARNTQEWLEKNPRISLYFLPAYAPNLNLIERLWRFAKGKLIRNTYYEKYKTFRCHVFRLLNNIHNYESELSSLMVEKFQIIRQ; translated from the coding sequence ATGAGGAAAAAACGCTCTCTGAATATCAGAACCCATATTTTCATGCCGGAAGAAACCGAAACCCTGAAAAGGTACCGTGACGGCCAGAAGGATTACCGCCTGAAACTCCGCTTCATAGCGCTTCTGCTGATCGCCGGCAATACCGGAACCGAAATTGTGGCCGCGGCAGTCGGAAAAGATATCAGAACCGTGGAAACATGGTACGGAAAATATCTTACGCATGGTCCCGATGCCCTGAATTCCTTTCAGTACCAACCGAAACGGTGCTTTCTGTCAGATGATCAGCTCGCAGACATGATCGCATGGGTGAAAAAAGAACTCCCTTCCGATACGAAAGTCATCTGTCATTATATAAGGGAACAGACCGGGATTGCCTACTGCCAAAGCGCGGTTGCGAAGCTCCTTAAAAAAAACGGACTGAGACGACTCCGTCCGAAGCTGATTCCGGGAAAACCTCCGTCCGAAAAAGAACAAACCGATTTTATTGAAAAATATGAGAAACTCCGCAAATCCGCCGCCGATCCGGAGTCCGGCAGAGTCGTCATTTTCTGCGATGCCATGCACTTCGTTCATCAGACCGTGCCCGCGACATGTTGGGGAGATCCGTCCGAACGACCTGTTTTAAAAGCAAATTCCGGGCGTCAGCGCCTGAATATCATGGGCGGATATGATCCCGTGACCTGTAAGCTGATACATGAGACCGACGAAAAAAACTGTGACTCCGAAAAAGCGATCATTTTTTTCAAAAAACTGCTCAGAACCTATCCGAAAGCCAGTATGATAAAGGTTTTTGCTGATAATGCCACTTATTTTCATGCCCGGAACACACAGGAATGGCTTGAAAAAAATCCCCGGATCAGTTTGTATTTTCTCCCGGCCTATGCTCCGAACCTGAATCTGATCGAACGCCTTTGGCGTTTTGCAAAAGGGAAACTGATCAGAAACACATATTATGAGAAATACAAGACGTTCCGGTGTCATGTTTTTCGTCTTCTGAATAATATACATAATTATGAAAGTGAGTTATCATCTCTTATGGTAGAAAAATTTCAGATAATTCGCCAATAA
- a CDS encoding YiiX/YebB-like N1pC/P60 family cysteine hydrolase, which yields MPYIATSVYDPKEGDIVFQSLQGYSDLIRAIEGVTHSHYSHCGVIIKEKESWFVIEALGYVKLTPLNEWTRQGRCGQFYVYRLKKQYNHIIPKFKEKLKNYLGTPYDIKYEMDSRAIYCSELIYKGFYDATGEKLGELVKLGDLDWKPYKQTIEKYENGPVPLERIMIKPRHLSEASQIEKIFEFDF from the coding sequence ATGCCCTATATAGCTACATCCGTGTATGACCCAAAAGAAGGGGATATCGTCTTTCAGTCTTTGCAAGGGTATAGCGATCTGATTAGGGCAATAGAAGGTGTAACTCATTCACATTATTCACATTGCGGCGTGATCATCAAAGAAAAGGAAAGTTGGTTTGTGATAGAGGCATTGGGATATGTTAAACTGACACCATTAAATGAATGGACAAGACAGGGACGTTGTGGGCAGTTTTATGTCTACAGACTTAAAAAACAATATAATCATATCATTCCGAAATTTAAAGAAAAATTAAAGAATTATTTGGGGACCCCATATGATATCAAATATGAAATGGACAGCAGGGCCATTTATTGTTCCGAACTCATATACAAAGGATTTTACGATGCAACGGGAGAAAAACTCGGAGAACTGGTAAAATTGGGGGATCTTGACTGGAAGCCATATAAACAGACTATAGAGAAATACGAAAACGGACCGGTCCCCTTAGAAAGAATAATGATCAAGCCCAGACATTTATCAGAGGCAAGTCAGATCGAGAAAATATTTGAATTCGATTTTTAA
- a CDS encoding NADH-quinone oxidoreductase subunit 5 family protein, with product MFTPSLQDLTFVTAIISALVPFIAFALIMIFTRSRPKLSAGLSVGAISVSLASALFLVIRHRAISGAIVYTGQWLVSGDITVPIGVLLDPLSLLMLTIVTVICFLVQIYSIGYMAGDPGFSGYYAFMSLFAWAMISLTLSPTLLQLYVFWELVGLSSYLLIGFWFEKFSAGEAGKKAFVMTRLGDVAFFLGLLVLLISLGNLNISEINSPVVTEKMPSALITLSALLIFGGVIGKSAQFPLMTWLPDAMEGPTPVSALLHSATMVAAGVYLFARIFPFFSLSPTAMTVCLAVGTLSMLMASTMAMVSRDIKQVWAYSTISQLGFMIMGLGAGSYFSGVFHLTTHAGFKALLFLCAGVFIHAHDTNDMFEISQRGGRTLKTPMICMTIAAAALSGIPPFSGFFSKEAILGALAGLENPLWVWAGLLGAFLTAYYTFRLIFIILFPKSTESPAAGGHHDHENGGYRVMSWPLITLAAITVILGFGQGALEGFLAFGQSHEGGHHSWLLYTALGMTGFGVLLAWLEFGRRSASQTGFAERIPALRHLFAERWYMDRFYRWFLDRIIYKGISETCMNNDNRVIDGGVDGLARGTVGTGRMLARLHLGMIQYKLMVMFAVVFLLALYFLF from the coding sequence ATGTTCACCCCTTCTCTCCAAGACCTGACGTTTGTGACGGCCATAATATCAGCGTTAGTGCCGTTTATTGCGTTTGCGCTGATTATGATCTTCACCCGAAGCCGACCGAAATTGTCCGCCGGTCTCTCCGTCGGCGCAATCTCGGTCTCCCTGGCGAGCGCCCTGTTTTTGGTGATCCGACACCGGGCCATCTCCGGTGCCATTGTGTACACGGGCCAGTGGCTGGTTTCCGGCGACATCACCGTGCCGATCGGCGTTCTCCTCGACCCGCTCAGCCTGCTCATGCTCACCATCGTGACCGTCATCTGCTTCCTGGTGCAGATCTACTCCATCGGCTACATGGCGGGCGATCCGGGATTTTCGGGGTATTACGCCTTTATGTCGCTCTTTGCCTGGGCCATGATCAGCCTCACCCTTTCACCCACCCTGTTGCAACTCTACGTGTTCTGGGAACTGGTGGGCCTCTCCTCCTACCTGCTCATCGGATTCTGGTTTGAAAAATTCAGCGCCGGCGAGGCCGGAAAAAAGGCGTTTGTAATGACCCGGCTGGGGGATGTGGCCTTTTTCCTGGGCCTCCTGGTGTTGCTGATCAGCCTGGGCAACCTGAATATCTCGGAGATCAACAGCCCGGTCGTAACGGAAAAAATGCCGTCCGCCCTCATCACCCTGTCCGCCCTGCTGATTTTCGGCGGCGTGATCGGCAAAAGCGCCCAGTTCCCGCTCATGACCTGGCTGCCGGACGCAATGGAAGGCCCCACACCGGTGAGCGCCCTGCTCCACTCCGCCACAATGGTGGCGGCGGGCGTCTACCTGTTCGCCCGCATCTTTCCCTTTTTCAGCCTCTCGCCCACGGCCATGACCGTCTGCCTTGCGGTGGGCACCCTCAGTATGCTCATGGCCTCGACCATGGCGATGGTCAGCCGGGACATCAAGCAGGTCTGGGCCTATTCCACCATCAGCCAGCTCGGATTTATGATCATGGGGCTGGGGGCCGGAAGCTATTTTTCAGGCGTATTCCACCTGACCACCCACGCAGGGTTCAAAGCCCTGCTCTTTCTCTGCGCCGGGGTTTTTATCCATGCCCATGACACCAACGACATGTTTGAAATCAGCCAGCGCGGCGGACGAACCCTGAAAACACCCATGATCTGCATGACCATCGCCGCAGCCGCCCTGTCGGGCATTCCCCCGTTTTCGGGATTTTTCAGCAAAGAGGCAATTCTCGGCGCGCTGGCCGGACTGGAGAATCCCCTGTGGGTATGGGCCGGGCTGCTGGGGGCCTTTCTCACGGCCTATTACACCTTCCGGCTCATCTTCATCATCCTGTTTCCGAAAAGCACCGAATCCCCCGCTGCCGGAGGTCATCACGACCATGAAAACGGGGGCTATCGGGTTATGAGCTGGCCCCTGATCACTCTGGCGGCCATCACCGTTATTCTGGGTTTCGGACAGGGGGCGCTGGAAGGTTTTCTGGCCTTCGGCCAATCCCATGAGGGAGGACATCATTCATGGCTGCTGTATACGGCGCTGGGGATGACGGGATTCGGTGTGCTGCTGGCGTGGCTGGAATTCGGGCGACGCAGTGCATCACAAACGGGCTTTGCCGAACGGATTCCGGCGCTTCGGCACCTGTTTGCCGAACGGTGGTACATGGACCGGTTTTACCGGTGGTTTCTGGACAGAATTATCTATAAAGGCATCTCCGAAACCTGCATGAACAACGACAACAGGGTGATTGACGGCGGCGTGGACGGACTTGCCAGAGGCACCGTCGGAACGGGCCGGATGCTGGCCCGGCTCCACCTGGGGATGATTCAGTATAAACTGATGGTCATGTTTGCCGTGGTCTTTCTGCTGGCGCTTTATTTTCTCTTCTGA
- a CDS encoding NADH-quinone oxidoreductase subunit N, protein MIYLLFSPEIYGLAVALVFLCLSMTRPDPRRDHTVALFLSAIGVAVCLAGLPLEGSLFSGTCRVDLFSQVFKVMLFTGLFLVICLCSNLNGIEKERHSEFYLLLFVCTLSMMLLVSSVHLLTLYVALELSGYSLYVLVFLRREREYGVNSGIKYFLTGASASAVMLFGLALIYGATGTAHINELSRVMPGMMRQPDVSVGLILTLCGFFFKLALFPFHFWAPDVYEGAANPVAAYVATASKVAAIAVLIRMVALGGGHSEFLAHGLAALAIISMTVGNLSTIVQKDLKRLLAFSSVAHGGYVMIGILSMNRTGYASAVFYALTILVLKSTCFLVVVTVADKGQNPGIDDLAGLHSRSPLLAMALMLALFGLGGIPPTIGFTGKLLLFTAAMKQGYFTLVLIAMINVVISLYYYLLVLKAAYLTEPEGEPTPLRVSGPMKVLTAALIAVMVMGGFYPNPLIELARAAGGLM, encoded by the coding sequence ATGATCTATTTGCTTTTCAGCCCTGAAATTTACGGTCTGGCCGTCGCCCTCGTATTTTTATGCCTTTCCATGACCCGCCCCGATCCCCGGCGGGACCACACCGTCGCCCTGTTCCTGAGCGCCATCGGCGTGGCCGTTTGTCTGGCAGGCCTCCCGCTGGAAGGCAGCCTCTTTTCCGGCACCTGCCGGGTGGATCTCTTTTCCCAGGTCTTCAAGGTCATGCTTTTCACGGGCCTGTTTCTGGTAATCTGCCTCTGTTCCAACCTGAACGGCATTGAAAAAGAGCGGCACTCGGAATTCTACCTGCTGCTCTTCGTCTGCACCCTCTCCATGATGCTGCTGGTGAGCAGCGTCCATCTGCTGACCCTCTATGTGGCGCTGGAACTCTCCGGCTATTCCCTGTACGTTCTGGTTTTTCTGCGCCGGGAGCGTGAATATGGCGTGAACAGCGGGATTAAATACTTTCTGACCGGGGCCTCGGCTTCAGCCGTAATGCTCTTCGGGCTGGCCCTGATTTACGGCGCAACCGGCACGGCCCATATCAATGAACTGAGCCGGGTGATGCCAGGCATGATGCGCCAGCCGGACGTGAGCGTGGGCCTGATTCTGACCCTGTGCGGCTTTTTCTTCAAGCTGGCCCTGTTTCCGTTTCATTTCTGGGCGCCGGATGTGTACGAAGGCGCGGCCAATCCGGTGGCCGCCTATGTGGCGACCGCTTCCAAGGTTGCGGCCATTGCAGTGCTGATACGGATGGTGGCTCTGGGCGGCGGACACAGCGAGTTTCTGGCACACGGGCTGGCTGCGCTGGCCATCATCTCCATGACCGTGGGCAATCTTTCGACCATTGTCCAGAAAGACCTCAAGCGGCTGCTGGCCTTTTCCAGCGTGGCGCACGGGGGCTATGTGATGATCGGGATTCTGAGCATGAACCGGACCGGTTATGCCAGCGCCGTGTTTTATGCGCTGACCATTCTGGTGCTGAAATCTACGTGCTTTCTCGTGGTGGTCACCGTGGCGGATAAGGGGCAGAATCCCGGAATTGACGATCTGGCCGGGCTGCACAGCCGTTCCCCTCTCCTGGCCATGGCGCTGATGCTGGCCCTGTTCGGGCTGGGCGGAATCCCGCCGACCATCGGGTTCACAGGCAAGCTGCTGCTTTTTACCGCTGCCATGAAACAGGGCTATTTCACCCTGGTGCTGATCGCCATGATCAACGTGGTAATCTCGCTCTACTACTATCTGCTGGTCCTCAAAGCGGCCTATCTGACGGAACCGGAAGGAGAGCCGACGCCGCTCCGGGTGTCCGGGCCCATGAAAGTGCTGACTGCTGCGCTGATAGCCGTCATGGTAATGGGGGGATTTTATCCCAATCCCCTGATTGAGCTGGCACGCGCGGCGGGCGGTTTGATGTAA